The proteins below come from a single Corylus avellana chromosome ca3, CavTom2PMs-1.0 genomic window:
- the LOC132175152 gene encoding VAN3-binding protein, with product MESGFQLGWRSSFLHGLENVEEDRELKVASSLPAIPQPQTPQEPIEYLSRSWSLSASEISKALAEKQKHLFLDKNPNTFPESAVDVPELAVKVTNSVNGRRTASFGKWFHHKESSPCTLKKKDRARVENAHMHSAVSVAGLASALAAVAAAENSSGSETKMSMALASATQLLASHCIELAEIAGADHDSVASVARSAVDIRSPGDLTTLIAAAATALRGEAVFKARLPKEAKKNASISPCDRGMTGSGNNWAAAFRSQMEEQSPPFVGELLQVTQKGVLQWKHVSIYINKKSQVIIKLKRKHVGGAFSKKNKCIVYGVCDESAAWPYRKEREISEEAYFGLKTGQGLLEFKCKNKIHKQRWVDEIHNLLSQVSCIEETEHSLGFISISK from the exons ATGGAAAGTGGTTTTCAGTTAGGCTGGAGGAGTAGCTTCTTGCATGGGCTAGAAAATGTAGAGGAAGATCGAGAGCTGAAAGTGGCGTCATCGTTGCCTGCAATCCCTCAACCACAAACACCACAGGAGCCTATAGAATACTTGTCCAGGTCATGGAGCCTTTCTGCTTCAGAAATTTCCAAGGCTCTAGCTGAAAAGCAGAAACATCTTTTCCTCGACAAGAATCCCAACACTTTTCCAGAATCAGCAGTTGATGTTCCAGAACTA GCAGTGAAGGTAACAAACTCTGTGAATGGTCGGAGAACAGCGtcttttggaaaatggttccACCACAAAGAGTCAAGTCCTTGCACACTGAAGAAGAAAGACAGGGCACGTGTAGAAAATGCACATATGCATTCTGCTGTCTCAGTGGCTGGACTAGCATCAGCCTTGGCTGCCGTTGCTGCAGCAGAGAACTCCAGTGGCTCTGAAACAAAAATGAGCATGGCTCTGGCATCTGCTACACAACTCTTGGCATCACACTGCATTGAATTGGCTGAAATTGCTGGGGCTGATCATGATTCTGTGGCTTCTGTTGCCAGATCGGCGGTTGATATTCGAAGTCCGGGTGATCTAACGACTCTCATTGCTGCAGCTGCAACAG CTTTGCGAGGAGAAGCAGTTTTTAAAGCAAGATTGCCaaaagaagcaaagaagaaTGCATCTATAAGTCCCTGTGATAGAGGTATGACAGGATCAGGGAACAACTGGGCTGCTGCTTTCCGTAGTCAAATGGAGGAACAAAGTCCTCCTTTTGTTGGGGAATTATTGCAAGTTACACAAAAAG GAGTTTTACAATGGAAGCATGTCTCTATCTACATCAACAAGAAATCACAG GTCATAATTAAGCTCAAAAGAAAACACGTTGGAGGAGCCTTCTCCAAGAAGAATAAAT GTATTGTTTATGGAGTTTGTGATGAGAGTGCTGCATGGCCATacagaaaagaaagggaaatttcAGAGGAGGCCTATTTCGGCCTCAAAACTGGACAAGGTCTTCTAGAGTTCAAGTGCAAGAACAAGATCCATAAGCAGAGATGGGTTGATGAAATTCATAATCTTCTAAGTCAAGTTAGCTGCATTGAAGAAACCGAACATTCTCTGGGATTCATAAGTATTAGTAAATAG
- the LOC132174037 gene encoding uncharacterized protein LOC132174037, with the protein MAAPSLDLYGAIERRIFSGKSLPTRKNLYRRKIIEDPLCPICGLDDEIAHHILWQCPSARDVWCASTKKLQNSSYFGMEFLQLVEAVFEKCSMEEIIQILRKPRKHRWIAPLAGWLKVNCDASVGKAKGWLGYGALVRDDKGMVMAAQCKTLLGNLDPMLAKVGAVLMAIQLCKTLGFHSVHFEGDSQVVVEGVNSMESDWSRKGLMVEDIKHELKGFRQWRMSFVRREGNQAAHALSKIATMTEVNQIWTNKSPNCIQESILMEHHALSS; encoded by the exons ATGGCTGCCCCGTCCCTCGACCTTTATGGTGCAATCGAG AGAAGAATTTTCTCTGGCAAAAGTTTACCCACCCGTAAGAACTTGTACCGGCGGAAGATTATCGAAGACCCcttgtgtcctatttgtggtcTGGATGATGAAATTGCTCATCACATTCTCTGGCAGTGTCCTTCTGCTAGGGATGTGTGGTGTGCAAGCACTAAGAAATTGCAAAATAGTTCTTACTTTGGGATGGAATTCCTACAACTTGTTGAAGctgtttttgaaaaatgttctATGGAGGAGATAATACA AATACTACGCAAGCCGAGGAAACATAGGTGGATTGCTCCCCTGGCAGGGTGGTTGAAGGTGAATTGTGACGCATCGGTGGGAAAGGCTAAAGGATGGCTGGGATATGGGGCATTGGTGCGTGATGATAAGGGGATGGTGATGGCGGCACAATGTAAAACACTATTGGGTAACCTTGATCCAATGCTAGCTAAAGTTGGAGCGGTTTTAATGGCCATCCAATTGTGTAAGACGTTGGGCTTCCATTCGGTGCACTTTGAAGGTGACTCACAAGTTGTGGTGGAGGGGGTCAATTCAATGGAGAGCGATTGGAGTAGGAAGGGATTAATGGTGGAGGATATTAAACATGAGCTCAAAGGTTTTCGTCAATGGCGGATGTCTTTTGTTCGTAGGGAAGGGAACCAAGCTGCACATGCTCTTTCTAAAATAGCCACAATGACGGAGGTAAACCAGATTTGGACTAATAAGTCTCCTAATTGTATTCAAGAAAGTATTCTGATGGAACATCATGCTCTATCTTCTTGA
- the LOC132175950 gene encoding probable aquaporin TIP-type, whose protein sequence is MVKLAFGRFGESFSVGSLKAYLSEFIATLLFVFAGVGSAIAYDKLTSDAALDPSGLVAVAVAHAFALFVGVSIAANISGGHLNPAVTFGLAVGGNITILTGFFYWIAQCLGSIVACLLLQFVTNGESVPTHGVASGMSAVEGVVMEIVITFALVYTVYATAADPKKGSIGIVAPIAIGFIVGANILAAGPFSGGSMNPARSFGPAVVTGDFSGNWIYWVGPLVGGGLAGLVYGDIFIASYAPLPPSQDYA, encoded by the exons ATGGTGAAGTTAGCTTTTGGTCGTTTTGGGGAGTCTTTCAGTGTTGGGTCTCTCAAGGCTTATTTGTCTGAGTTTATTGCCACCCTTCTTTTCGTCTTTGCAGGCGTCGGTTCCGCCATTGCTTACG ATAAGCTCACATCGGATGCAGCGTTGGACCCCTCAGGCCTTGTAGCGGTGGCGGTGGCCCATGCATTTGCACTCTTTGTGGGGGTGTCCATTGCGGCCAACATCTCCGGTGGCCATTTGAATCCAGCTGTCACATTTGGATTGGCCGTGGGAGGCAACATAACCATCCTAACTGGCTTTTTTTATTGGATTGCTCAATGCCTAGGCTCCATTGTTGCTTGCCTCCTCCTTCAATTCGTCACTAATGGCGAG AGCGTCCCAACACATGGAGTTGCTTCAGGAATGAGTGCAGTTGAAGGCGTGGTGATGGAGATTGTCATAACCTTTGCACTTGTCTACACCGTCTATGCCACGGCAGCTGACCCCAAAAAGGGCTCCATCGGTATAGTTGCACCTATTGCAATTGGGTTCATTGTGGGGGCCAACATCCTGGCTGCTGGCCCATTTAGCGGCGGGTCGATGAACCCGGCCCGGTCATTCGGCCCAGCCGTCGTAACCGGAGACTTCTCCGGAAATTGGATCTACTGGGTTGGTCCCCTTGTTGGGGGAGGGTTGGCTGGCCTGGTATATGGAGACATTTTTATTGCCTCCTATGCACCTCTCCCACCCTCTCAAGACTATGCTTAA